The following are from one region of the Gryllotalpicola protaetiae genome:
- a CDS encoding O-acetylhomoserine aminocarboxypropyltransferase/cysteine synthase family protein, with product MPLDFETRQIHAGAVIDAHAQARVTPIYQTAGYVFDDFDDGEARFAGRGGRAYSRNENPTNYIAGQRIADLEGGVDGIVVASGQAAILVAVSALAGTGDHLLITKSLYEGTNEMFRGVLKRQGIEAEYVPDEASDEEWAARFRPNTKALYTESLTNPLGQVTDLARLARIAHAHGVPLVVDNTVPTPYLERPIEFGADVVIHSTSKWLSGHGSVIGGAVIDGGRFDWVASGRFPQLTEAPRPGVGSFVERFGTGALGAYLRTVVVLEYGPTVPPTSTFLLLHGIETLSLRMDRHVANAQAVAEFLEGRPELASVLYPGLASSPYKSLADTYLPRGAGSVVSVDLGSREAARRFIDALELITPMTHIGDVRTLAIHLGTTIHLKLDEQQQADAGITPGLVRLSIGIESARDIIADLERGLAAAGPLD from the coding sequence ATGCCCCTCGACTTCGAAACGCGCCAGATCCACGCGGGTGCGGTCATCGACGCCCACGCGCAGGCACGGGTCACCCCGATCTACCAGACCGCCGGCTACGTCTTCGACGACTTCGACGACGGCGAGGCCCGCTTCGCCGGCCGAGGCGGCCGCGCGTACTCACGCAACGAGAACCCCACGAACTACATCGCTGGGCAGCGCATCGCCGACCTCGAGGGCGGCGTCGACGGAATCGTCGTCGCGAGCGGCCAGGCCGCGATCCTCGTCGCCGTGTCTGCGCTCGCGGGCACGGGCGACCACCTGCTGATCACGAAGTCGCTCTACGAAGGCACCAACGAGATGTTCCGCGGCGTGCTGAAGCGCCAGGGCATCGAGGCCGAGTACGTGCCCGACGAGGCGAGCGACGAGGAGTGGGCCGCCCGCTTCCGCCCGAACACCAAGGCGCTCTACACCGAGAGCCTCACGAACCCGCTCGGTCAGGTCACCGACCTCGCGCGGCTCGCGCGCATCGCGCACGCCCACGGCGTGCCGCTCGTCGTCGACAACACCGTGCCGACGCCCTACCTCGAACGGCCGATCGAGTTCGGCGCCGACGTGGTCATCCACTCGACGTCGAAGTGGCTCTCGGGCCATGGCTCGGTCATCGGCGGCGCCGTGATCGACGGCGGTCGCTTCGACTGGGTCGCCTCTGGGCGGTTCCCGCAGCTCACCGAGGCGCCGCGGCCCGGCGTCGGGTCGTTCGTCGAGCGCTTCGGCACCGGAGCGCTGGGCGCCTACCTGCGCACGGTCGTCGTTCTCGAGTACGGTCCGACCGTGCCGCCGACGAGCACCTTCCTGCTGCTGCACGGCATCGAGACGCTCTCGTTGCGCATGGACCGGCACGTCGCCAATGCCCAGGCAGTCGCGGAGTTCCTCGAAGGGCGGCCGGAACTGGCATCCGTTCTCTACCCCGGTCTCGCCTCGAGCCCGTACAAGTCGCTCGCCGACACGTATCTGCCGCGCGGCGCCGGGTCGGTCGTGTCGGTCGACCTCGGCTCGCGCGAGGCCGCGCGGCGCTTCATCGACGCGCTCGAGCTGATCACCCCGATGACGCACATCGGCGACGTTCGCACGCTCGCGATCCACCTGGGCACGACGATTCACCTGAAGCTCGACGAGCAGCAGCAGGCGGATGCCGGGATCACCCCCGGCCTCGTCCGGCTGTCGATCGGCATCGAGAGCGCCCGCGACA
- a CDS encoding alpha/beta hydrolase family protein, whose amino-acid sequence MATEHPITAPDGTRTVVDEYEANADAGAAVLFLPALGVPIGYYRPLFEKAAARGIRIFGLEMRGRPRTSTTDMRKHDWGYATIIEQDIPAAFAQSPLGEVEHLTVVGHSLGGLLALTATGAGILRPDRIMTAASGAAHYTSRDGFVARQQRRFVTPWAKTVTQFWGYFPGDKLGFGDRQPKTMIGDWHREARFNRFVFANTSVDYEEALHHVEVPVLQLSFAGDALVSPRAVDMLADRVGPVRPERLHLGTEANAGRAWDHVRWPRQNADAVLDAMQSWARERRVG is encoded by the coding sequence ATGGCAACGGAGCATCCGATCACCGCCCCCGACGGCACCAGAACGGTGGTCGACGAGTACGAGGCGAATGCGGATGCCGGGGCCGCCGTGCTCTTCCTGCCGGCCCTGGGCGTGCCGATCGGCTACTACAGGCCTCTGTTCGAGAAGGCGGCCGCGCGCGGCATCCGCATCTTCGGCCTCGAGATGCGCGGCCGCCCGCGCACCTCGACCACCGACATGCGCAAGCATGACTGGGGCTACGCGACGATCATCGAGCAGGACATCCCGGCGGCCTTCGCGCAGTCCCCGCTCGGCGAGGTCGAGCACCTCACCGTCGTGGGTCACAGCCTCGGCGGCCTGCTGGCGCTGACGGCGACGGGCGCAGGCATCCTGCGCCCCGACCGCATCATGACCGCGGCGAGCGGCGCCGCGCACTACACCTCCCGCGACGGCTTCGTCGCCCGCCAGCAGCGCCGCTTCGTCACCCCCTGGGCGAAGACCGTCACGCAGTTCTGGGGCTACTTCCCCGGCGACAAGCTCGGCTTCGGCGACCGGCAGCCGAAGACGATGATCGGCGACTGGCACCGCGAGGCGCGCTTCAACCGCTTCGTGTTCGCGAACACCTCCGTCGACTATGAAGAGGCACTGCACCACGTCGAGGTCCCCGTGCTGCAGCTCTCGTTCGCCGGGGACGCCCTCGTCTCGCCGCGGGCGGTGGACATGCTGGCCGACCGCGTCGGCCCGGTGCGGCCCGAGCGGCTGCATCTGGGCACGGAGGCCAACGCCGGCCGCGCCTGGGACCACGTGCGCTGGCCGCGCCAGAACGCGGATGCGGTGCTCGACGCGATGCAGTCCTGGGCGCGCGAGCGCCGAGTGGGCTAG
- a CDS encoding Ppx/GppA phosphatase family protein: MRLGVLDIGSNTVHLVVVDAHRGARPTPFVDHKSVLRLMRYLDEDGAINSAGRRALVGAIDKAVRISREEGAEQLIAMATSAIREAPNGEAVLRAIEKQTGIRLQILDGPEEARLTFLASRRWFGWSAGTLLMLDIGGGSLEIAAGADEIPDLAVSLPLGAGRTTIGYFHEDPPRAVDVAALRKHADAVIAKKASRFAAIAPDHVVGSSKTIRSLARLAGNVIGGPGEHFMLRRAGLDDWIPRIARMPAAARQELPGITADRSFQIVAGAVVLSSAMHVLGVDELEVSPWALREGILLQYLDEKYPGHEVSVLVS, translated from the coding sequence GTGCGCCTCGGAGTTCTCGACATCGGCTCGAACACGGTGCACCTCGTGGTCGTCGACGCCCATCGCGGTGCCCGCCCGACGCCGTTCGTCGATCACAAGTCCGTGCTGCGGCTCATGCGGTACCTCGACGAGGACGGCGCGATCAACAGCGCCGGGAGGCGCGCGCTCGTCGGGGCGATCGACAAGGCCGTGCGCATCTCCCGCGAGGAGGGTGCAGAGCAGCTGATCGCGATGGCGACCTCCGCGATCCGCGAGGCGCCGAACGGGGAAGCGGTCCTCCGCGCGATCGAGAAGCAGACCGGCATCCGCCTGCAGATCCTCGACGGTCCTGAGGAAGCGCGCCTCACCTTCCTCGCCAGCCGCCGCTGGTTCGGCTGGTCGGCGGGAACGCTGCTGATGCTCGACATCGGTGGCGGATCGCTCGAGATCGCCGCGGGTGCCGACGAGATCCCCGACCTTGCGGTCTCACTGCCCCTCGGCGCCGGCCGCACCACCATCGGCTACTTCCACGAGGACCCGCCCCGAGCCGTCGACGTCGCGGCGCTGCGCAAGCACGCCGACGCCGTGATCGCGAAGAAGGCGTCGCGGTTCGCCGCGATCGCACCCGACCATGTGGTCGGCTCGTCGAAGACGATCCGCTCGCTGGCGCGGCTCGCGGGAAACGTCATCGGCGGCCCCGGCGAGCACTTCATGCTTCGGCGCGCGGGCCTCGACGACTGGATCCCGCGGATCGCCCGCATGCCGGCCGCCGCCCGCCAGGAGCTGCCCGGCATCACCGCAGACCGCTCGTTCCAGATCGTCGCGGGCGCCGTCGTGCTGTCCTCGGCGATGCACGTTCTCGGCGTCGACGAGCTCGAGGTCTCGCCGTGGGCGCTGCGCGAGGGGATCCTGCTGCAGTACCTCGATGAGAAGTACCCCGGTCACGAGGTCTCGGTGCTCGTCTCCTAG